One Chloroflexota bacterium DNA segment encodes these proteins:
- a CDS encoding glycosyltransferase family 2 protein, whose product MERTTLASALTTTSSPFPWTVSIVIPAFNEAATIGGVVHEVRTRYPELEIIVVDDHSADATVEIATTAGARVITRPYNIGNGAGVKTGVRAATGEIVIIMDGDGQHNPADIERLLSYIGDYDMVIGARSRSGQENWLRWLGNSALNGLGSYLTGMEMQDLTSGFRAFRRSILLDYIHLLPNQFSWPTTSALAFAKAGYHVRFEPIAMQRRQGGRSKQKLLKNGFKFTIIILRIISLFNPIRVFMPVSGFFFVLCIISYVLGALNDNNWLHLPPTALFCLIATMFFFCFGLLAETIAALRFERIRQ is encoded by the coding sequence GTGGAACGCACAACGCTTGCAAGTGCTCTAACCACAACGTCATCACCGTTTCCTTGGACGGTGAGCATTGTGATTCCAGCCTTTAATGAAGCCGCAACAATTGGCGGGGTGGTGCACGAGGTTCGCACACGCTACCCTGAACTTGAAATTATCGTGGTTGATGATCATTCTGCCGATGCAACCGTGGAAATTGCCACCACTGCCGGAGCACGCGTGATCACCCGTCCTTATAACATTGGCAACGGCGCTGGGGTCAAAACTGGTGTTCGAGCCGCGACTGGCGAAATCGTGATCATTATGGATGGCGATGGGCAGCACAACCCCGCCGACATCGAACGGTTATTGAGCTATATCGGCGATTACGATATGGTGATAGGCGCTCGTTCACGCTCAGGCCAGGAAAATTGGCTGCGTTGGCTGGGCAATAGCGCCTTGAATGGGCTTGGCTCGTATCTGACAGGCATGGAAATGCAAGATTTGACTTCGGGCTTTCGGGCTTTTCGGCGTTCAATTTTGCTTGATTATATTCATCTCTTGCCAAACCAATTTTCGTGGCCAACCACCAGCGCCTTGGCTTTTGCCAAAGCTGGCTACCACGTGCGCTTCGAGCCAATCGCCATGCAACGCCGTCAAGGTGGTCGCTCTAAGCAAAAGCTGCTGAAAAATGGCTTTAAATTTACCATCATCATCCTGCGGATTATCAGCCTGTTTAATCCGATTCGGGTGTTTATGCCAGTTAGTGGCTTTTTCTTTGTGCTATGTATTATTTCGTATGTGTTGGGAGCGCTGAACGATAATAATTGGTTGCATCTGCCGCCGACGGCGCTGTTTTGCTTGATTGCGACCATGTTTTTCTTTTGTTTTGGCTTGTTGGCCGAAACAATTGCAGCGCTGCGCTTTGAACGGATTCGCCAATGA
- a CDS encoding pseudouridine-5'-phosphate glycosidase — translation MTKLILAPEVQAAFANGQPVVALESTVISHGLPYPHNREIALQLEATVRAGGAVPATIAVIQGQVHVGLTNEQIEHFATAKDVLKLSRRDIGYAVAAGRDGATTVAATMAIAELAGIQVFATGGIGGVHRGARDTWDVSADLGELGKSSVLVVCAGAKSILDLSATLEVLETYGVPVVGYTTEELPAFYSAHSGLQLGRRVDDPAQAAAAWAAHRVYGGGSGMVLAVPPPVEKALDPQFVEAAIGRAIAQAEAAGIRGAAVTPFLLSAMARETEGESIATNTALLNNNAQVAAQVAVALFQSV, via the coding sequence GTGACGAAGTTAATTCTGGCACCTGAGGTGCAAGCAGCGTTTGCCAATGGCCAACCAGTCGTGGCCTTGGAGTCTACTGTGATTAGCCATGGCTTGCCGTACCCGCATAATCGTGAGATTGCTTTGCAACTTGAGGCGACTGTACGAGCGGGGGGAGCCGTGCCTGCCACGATTGCCGTAATTCAAGGGCAAGTGCATGTTGGGCTAACCAACGAGCAAATTGAGCATTTTGCCACGGCCAAGGATGTGCTCAAACTTAGCCGCCGCGATATTGGCTACGCGGTAGCTGCTGGTCGCGATGGTGCTACCACGGTTGCGGCAACCATGGCCATCGCCGAGTTGGCGGGCATTCAGGTGTTTGCAACTGGCGGGATTGGCGGCGTGCATCGCGGTGCTCGCGATACCTGGGACGTTTCAGCCGATCTTGGGGAGTTAGGCAAAAGCTCGGTTTTAGTGGTTTGCGCTGGCGCTAAATCGATTCTTGATTTGTCAGCAACGCTTGAAGTGCTTGAAACCTATGGTGTGCCTGTGGTTGGCTATACGACTGAAGAGTTGCCTGCTTTCTATAGTGCTCACAGTGGTTTGCAATTGGGTCGCCGCGTTGATGACCCAGCTCAAGCCGCCGCCGCATGGGCGGCGCATCGAGTGTATGGCGGGGGCAGTGGCATGGTTTTGGCAGTGCCACCACCAGTTGAAAAAGCGCTTGATCCTCAATTTGTCGAGGCGGCAATTGGTCGGGCAATTGCCCAAGCCGAAGCAGCAGGCATTCGTGGCGCAGCAGTTACGCCATTTTTGCTGAGCGCTATGGCCCGCGAAACCGAAGGCGAAAGCATCGCCACTAACACCGCTTTACTTAATAATAATGCTCAGGTGGCTGCTCAAGTTGCAGTTGCTTTGTTCCAATCAGTTTAA
- a CDS encoding PH domain-containing protein, translating into MPTNVPQLSFNINLQADERVKLIAYRHWLILARNLSIWFTFWFICTVIFLWRVSVVGVDTLNTVLFGAGTIFFGAMIYSYFDWRNDALVVTNQRVISYNSRFLISVQRNELYVREIEDVKTVTESVVSRYFDYGEIEVQTASRLRNIAFVGIVNPTLVRDTILEFVAPLKEVEHVEHIQQIVRAKVLKQGTMPSLPPLSDFIPPEQTGRTLLGIIPPSPEVRGNSIIWRKHWLFLFVEAANPILLFLIINLSWSLLLGYDFIRSGGSLVFLAILDIFCLGWLIYEVIDWRNDEYIVTPINIIDIERKPLGRETKRETTWDKIQNVSLNQENLWARILKYGDVELFTAGQNENFTFRGVAAPDSVLAVISDYRDQFEQRARDREFDSTLMLLQHYHQLQRDELQVLFDDHRSHIEAKLPPTERLETGV; encoded by the coding sequence ATGCCAACCAACGTGCCTCAACTCAGTTTTAATATCAATCTCCAAGCTGATGAACGGGTCAAGTTGATCGCCTATCGTCATTGGCTGATCTTGGCCCGCAATCTTTCAATTTGGTTTACTTTTTGGTTTATTTGTACCGTGATTTTCTTATGGCGAGTCTCGGTGGTTGGCGTTGATACCCTCAACACTGTGCTGTTTGGTGCTGGCACAATCTTTTTCGGGGCCATGATTTATAGCTATTTCGATTGGCGCAACGATGCCTTGGTGGTCACCAATCAGCGGGTTATTTCGTATAACTCGCGCTTTTTGATCAGCGTGCAGCGCAATGAGCTGTATGTGCGCGAAATTGAAGACGTAAAAACCGTCACGGAGTCGGTGGTTTCGCGTTATTTCGATTATGGCGAAATTGAGGTACAAACTGCTAGCCGTTTGCGCAACATTGCCTTCGTGGGAATCGTCAATCCTACGTTGGTACGCGACACAATTCTCGAATTTGTTGCGCCGCTCAAAGAAGTTGAGCATGTTGAGCATATTCAGCAAATCGTCAGAGCCAAAGTGCTCAAACAAGGCACAATGCCCAGTTTGCCACCGCTGAGCGATTTTATTCCACCAGAACAAACTGGCCGTACACTTTTGGGCATTATTCCGCCAAGCCCCGAGGTGCGCGGCAATTCGATTATTTGGCGCAAACATTGGCTCTTTCTCTTTGTCGAGGCAGCTAATCCAATTTTGCTCTTTCTAATCATCAATTTGTCGTGGTCACTGTTGCTCGGCTACGATTTTATTCGGTCTGGTGGGTCATTAGTATTTTTGGCAATCCTCGATATCTTTTGTCTCGGCTGGCTGATTTACGAGGTGATTGATTGGCGCAACGATGAATATATTGTCACCCCAATCAACATTATTGATATTGAGCGCAAGCCGTTGGGCCGTGAAACCAAACGTGAAACAACCTGGGACAAAATTCAGAATGTTTCGCTGAATCAAGAAAATTTATGGGCACGCATTTTGAAGTATGGCGATGTCGAGCTATTTACCGCAGGTCAAAACGAAAATTTCACCTTTCGCGGGGTAGCCGCACCCGATAGCGTGCTGGCGGTCATTTCCGATTATCGCGACCAATTCGAGCAGCGGGCGCGTGACCGCGAATTTGATAGCACCTTAATGCTGTTGCAACATTATCATCAACTACAACGCGATGAACTCCAAGTGCTGTTTGATGATCATCGCAGCCATATCGAAGCCAAATTGCCGCCAACCGAGCGGTTGGAAACTGGAGTGTAA
- a CDS encoding flippase-like domain-containing protein, translating to MKKRIINGLLTALGPAILIWFLATNDLTSIWNVIRTTDPWLFGGSVVLVLPFLYSKGWRWRLILQGWNIEISPWFASLLYTLGIFVGSVTPGQGGDAVKAWYLRREGHPLGPSLLSIVVDRFFDVAIMGIIAGSGLYFYRTFLPGNVQLLIVASLLGVVVGVAILASAGLRRWFTTKVVPVVVPAKLRQLAVKAGLKDRVLHMPLSRIGTLVLFSFVTLGWTFIRLYLLFLATGVKIDIGPYMAMIAIISLVSVISIAGIGIRDVVMILIMTNLAQTGQMVPVAGGSFTSEQATSLALGISTLFLVLNVINVVLGFLVSLRYPLGDALLKTDLATVEE from the coding sequence ATGAAAAAACGAATTATCAATGGGCTTTTGACTGCCTTGGGGCCAGCGATCTTGATTTGGTTTCTGGCTACCAACGATCTTACTAGCATTTGGAATGTGATTCGCACCACCGATCCTTGGTTGTTTGGTGGTTCGGTGGTCTTGGTATTGCCATTTCTCTATTCCAAGGGCTGGCGCTGGCGCTTGATTTTGCAAGGCTGGAATATTGAAATTAGCCCATGGTTTGCTTCATTGCTCTATACCTTGGGCATTTTCGTTGGCTCAGTTACGCCTGGCCAGGGCGGCGATGCGGTCAAGGCTTGGTATTTGCGCCGCGAAGGTCATCCGCTGGGGCCAAGTTTGCTTTCAATTGTGGTTGATCGCTTCTTCGATGTGGCAATTATGGGGATTATTGCTGGCTCAGGCTTGTATTTTTACCGCACCTTTTTGCCAGGCAATGTGCAACTCTTGATTGTGGCATCGCTTTTGGGTGTGGTGGTTGGTGTGGCGATTTTAGCGAGTGCTGGCTTGCGGCGTTGGTTTACGACCAAAGTTGTGCCAGTGGTTGTGCCTGCCAAATTACGCCAACTCGCGGTTAAAGCTGGCCTCAAAGATCGTGTGTTGCATATGCCACTCAGCCGGATTGGGACCTTGGTTCTATTCTCATTCGTCACCTTAGGCTGGACGTTTATTCGGCTGTATTTACTGTTTCTGGCAACCGGAGTCAAGATTGATATTGGCCCGTATATGGCCATGATTGCGATTATCTCGTTGGTCAGTGTGATTTCGATTGCTGGCATTGGCATTCGCGATGTCGTGATGATTTTGATTATGACCAACTTAGCTCAAACTGGTCAAATGGTGCCAGTGGCTGGTGGCAGCTTCACCAGCGAACAAGCGACCAGTTTGGCATTAGGCATTTCAACCCTGTTTTTGGTGTTGAATGTGATTAATGTGGTACTGGGCTTTTTAGTTTCGCTGCGCTACCCGCTGGGCGATGCCTTGCTCAAAACCGATTTGGCCACGGTTGAGGAGTGA
- a CDS encoding nucleotide sugar dehydrogenase, translated as MKIVVAGTGFVGLPHAAVCSEYGHEVYAYDIDTKRIAAYKTAKREEIEKYVNEPGLASIIQENINRSLHFIDDLEPVIEGVDAFFLCLPTPPNRDGSSNLSYYFDAVNHLAKLLAKRADQRRVVIINKSTVPVGTGRQLEEVLKSHNVPNVGIASNPEFLPEGNAVEKSRHPDRVVVGADTEEDFRILRRIYSQFINHVRIAFIETTPETAESIKYVANTLLLTYISFWNGVGGRLAESVSNVRMEDLKRGVTADTRISKWGSFVSNGAGGSCFGKDIQSLIYQLKSRNQSTDLLESVYEINEYQKTYLIDRAAAEAGVKFNNKVVALLGLSFKQRTNDMRDASALKVVESLLGRGVKEIRAYDPMAEEEAKRFFNPEHNHLFERISYHPSAKAALEGSDMLFISTDWEEFRGLSSTIESTVPAPYLIIDGRRMIPDYNELVERGYSYLAVGSPYLNK; from the coding sequence ATGAAGATCGTCGTTGCAGGAACAGGCTTTGTGGGATTGCCCCACGCTGCGGTCTGCTCAGAATATGGTCATGAAGTCTATGCCTATGATATTGATACCAAGCGGATTGCGGCCTACAAAACCGCTAAGCGCGAAGAAATTGAAAAATATGTCAATGAGCCAGGCTTGGCCAGCATTATCCAAGAAAATATCAACCGTTCTCTGCATTTCATTGATGATCTTGAGCCGGTAATCGAAGGGGTCGATGCCTTTTTCTTGTGTTTGCCAACCCCCCCAAACCGCGATGGCTCCTCGAATTTGAGCTACTATTTCGATGCGGTCAATCATTTGGCGAAGCTATTGGCCAAACGTGCTGATCAACGCCGCGTGGTGATTATCAATAAAAGCACAGTGCCAGTTGGCACAGGTCGCCAACTTGAGGAAGTGCTCAAAAGCCATAATGTGCCAAACGTGGGCATTGCCTCGAACCCTGAATTCTTGCCCGAAGGCAACGCGGTTGAAAAATCACGCCATCCTGATCGGGTCGTGGTTGGGGCCGATACCGAGGAAGATTTCCGAATTTTACGTCGGATCTACTCGCAATTTATCAACCATGTGCGAATTGCCTTTATCGAAACTACCCCTGAAACTGCTGAATCGATTAAGTATGTTGCCAACACCTTGTTGCTAACCTACATTTCGTTCTGGAACGGGGTTGGCGGACGTTTGGCTGAATCGGTCTCAAATGTGCGCATGGAAGATCTCAAGCGTGGTGTAACCGCTGATACCCGCATTAGCAAATGGGGTTCGTTTGTCTCGAACGGCGCTGGTGGCTCGTGCTTTGGCAAAGATATTCAATCGTTGATCTATCAACTCAAGAGCCGCAACCAAAGCACCGATTTGCTCGAATCGGTCTATGAAATTAACGAATATCAAAAGACCTATTTGATCGATCGGGCAGCGGCAGAAGCTGGCGTGAAGTTTAACAATAAAGTTGTGGCGTTGCTCGGCTTATCGTTCAAACAACGCACCAACGATATGCGCGATGCCTCGGCCTTGAAGGTTGTCGAAAGCTTGCTTGGCCGTGGGGTCAAGGAAATTCGCGCCTACGACCCAATGGCCGAAGAGGAAGCCAAGCGCTTTTTCAACCCCGAACACAACCACTTGTTCGAGCGCATCAGCTATCATCCTTCGGCCAAAGCAGCGCTTGAAGGCAGCGATATGCTGTTTATCTCGACCGACTGGGAAGAATTCCGTGGGCTTTCGAGCACCATTGAAAGCACCGTGCCAGCGCCATACCTGATCATCGATGGTCGCCGCATGATTCCCGACTACAACGAGTTGGTCGAACGTGGCTATAGCTATTTGGCAGTTGGCTCACCTTACTTGAACAAATAG
- a CDS encoding DUF3105 domain-containing protein produces MSQPRRGRRQVGQKSRLPLFFGIGAVLLVIVVIAVVVLNGGGDKVDKVTVAEGTTAPSTTGVVQELPDEGQQHVADGEKVAYKQNPPTSGSHWAGPAQWGLYQTNPPEDERIVHNMEHGGVIIWFKPSAVSAAENDQLVKLFTALSAEQYRTILVSRENMDTKIAMTAWNHRQLLDSVDETAIRAFFDEFILKGPECVNLRCPQ; encoded by the coding sequence ATGTCTCAACCTCGTCGTGGTCGTCGCCAAGTGGGCCAAAAATCGCGTTTGCCATTGTTTTTTGGCATTGGGGCCGTGCTATTGGTGATTGTGGTGATTGCCGTTGTGGTGCTTAATGGTGGTGGAGATAAAGTTGACAAGGTGACGGTTGCCGAAGGAACGACAGCACCCTCAACGACTGGGGTTGTTCAAGAATTGCCCGATGAAGGCCAACAACACGTTGCCGATGGCGAAAAAGTCGCCTACAAGCAGAATCCCCCAACCTCTGGCAGCCACTGGGCTGGCCCTGCTCAATGGGGTCTCTACCAAACCAATCCCCCCGAAGATGAACGGATTGTGCACAACATGGAGCATGGTGGGGTGATTATTTGGTTCAAGCCCAGCGCAGTCAGCGCCGCCGAAAACGATCAATTGGTTAAATTGTTTACGGCCTTGAGCGCTGAACAATATCGCACGATTTTGGTTAGCCGCGAAAATATGGATACCAAAATTGCCATGACGGCTTGGAACCATCGCCAATTGCTTGATAGTGTTGATGAAACCGCAATTCGTGCCTTCTTCGATGAGTTTATTCTCAAAGGACCAGAGTGCGTTAACTTGCGCTGTCCTCAATAG
- a CDS encoding TetR/AcrR family transcriptional regulator: MSTQELPLANNQRRGRPREFDRTNALECAMRQFWQHGYETLSMADLTTCLGINPPSLYAAFGSKQAFFLEAIDHYLATRGAYVYAVPSDQSSPRAMLVQLLQRAAEAFSDAAYPAGCFVLSSIATTYDSHEIEQAIVERCQQRMSKINELIDLGVQTGELPVTTNADELAQFFICVLQGMSLQARLGASTNQLQAIVANALQLWPQTMRLR; encoded by the coding sequence ATGTCTACCCAAGAACTTCCATTAGCCAATAACCAACGGCGTGGCCGACCACGCGAATTTGACCGAACCAATGCCTTGGAGTGTGCGATGCGCCAATTTTGGCAGCATGGCTACGAAACGCTCTCGATGGCTGATCTGACAACCTGCTTGGGGATCAATCCGCCGAGTTTGTATGCCGCTTTTGGCAGCAAGCAAGCCTTTTTTCTCGAAGCGATCGACCATTATTTGGCAACGCGCGGAGCCTACGTTTACGCCGTACCCAGCGACCAAAGCTCGCCACGAGCGATGTTGGTCCAACTGCTGCAACGGGCGGCTGAGGCCTTCAGCGATGCGGCTTATCCAGCGGGCTGTTTTGTGCTTTCTAGCATTGCCACAACTTACGATTCGCATGAAATTGAGCAAGCCATCGTGGAGCGCTGCCAGCAACGTATGAGCAAAATCAACGAATTGATCGATTTGGGCGTGCAAACAGGTGAGTTGCCAGTTACGACTAACGCTGATGAATTAGCTCAATTTTTCATTTGTGTGCTGCAAGGCATGTCGTTGCAAGCACGCTTGGGAGCTAGCACCAATCAACTCCAAGCGATTGTTGCGAATGCGCTGCAATTGTGGCCCCAAACCATGCGTTTGCGCTAG
- a CDS encoding 1-acyl-sn-glycerol-3-phosphate acyltransferase, translated as MSRFYRFYHYLAKVLFFIFTRRVIVRGNQHIPKHGAAILISNHISYSDPATIIGYIKRHVYFMTKAEMFDGGFMDWVITRAGAFPVRRGEADRTAFRRALELLSQGQCIGLYPEGTRSTTRTLQQARAGVVLLAKQSGAPIIPIAITGMERVFLGKFPWFGRPTVTITIGKPQTLEQLAQSNLPIAHQRDYLAEQIMAQVAALLPQAYGGTNVSQLSYE; from the coding sequence ATGAGCCGCTTCTATCGTTTTTATCACTATCTCGCCAAAGTGCTCTTTTTTATCTTCACTCGCCGCGTGATTGTCCGAGGCAACCAACATATTCCCAAACATGGCGCGGCAATTTTGATTTCTAATCACATTAGCTACTCCGATCCGGCCACAATTATCGGTTATATCAAACGCCATGTCTACTTTATGACCAAAGCCGAGATGTTCGACGGTGGTTTTATGGATTGGGTGATTACGCGAGCTGGGGCGTTTCCGGTTCGGCGTGGCGAGGCTGATCGCACGGCGTTTCGGCGGGCACTAGAATTGCTCAGCCAAGGCCAATGCATCGGCCTCTACCCTGAGGGCACACGCTCGACCACCCGTACCTTGCAGCAAGCGCGGGCTGGCGTGGTGTTACTGGCTAAACAAAGCGGTGCGCCGATTATTCCAATTGCAATCACGGGCATGGAGCGGGTGTTTTTGGGTAAATTTCCATGGTTTGGGCGGCCAACTGTCACGATTACAATTGGCAAGCCCCAAACCTTGGAGCAACTGGCGCAAAGCAACTTGCCAATCGCCCACCAACGCGATTATTTGGCTGAGCAAATTATGGCCCAAGTTGCAGCCTTATTACCGCAAGCCTATGGCGGCACGAATGTTAGCCAACTCAGCTATGAATAG
- the rimI gene encoding ribosomal protein S18-alanine N-acetyltransferase, translating into MYYFLKAMHEDDIPRVQEIERQSFSAPWSANTYRRELSSPATSRYIVARSSPSLPPDEPIMPYVPRRSLLQTLLPSVFTKPQPVSPFPLVGYAGLWLMVDEGHITTIAVAPSQRGQGLGELLLNGLIDQGIDMGATRLTLEVRISNESAQKLYLKYGFEPSGTRVRYYTDNGEDALIMWTDVINEPSYQHRLSELRERLALRLQRQAGMVE; encoded by the coding sequence ATGTACTACTTCCTAAAGGCTATGCACGAGGATGATATTCCGCGTGTCCAAGAAATTGAGCGCCAAAGTTTTTCAGCGCCATGGTCGGCCAATACCTATCGTCGTGAATTAAGTTCGCCTGCGACCAGCCGCTATATTGTGGCGCGTTCTAGCCCAAGCTTGCCGCCCGATGAGCCAATTATGCCGTATGTGCCACGGCGCTCGTTGCTGCAGACCTTGTTGCCGTCGGTGTTTACCAAGCCGCAGCCAGTCAGCCCGTTTCCCTTGGTGGGTTATGCTGGCTTATGGTTGATGGTTGATGAAGGCCATATCACTACAATTGCTGTGGCTCCATCGCAGCGCGGCCAAGGCCTTGGCGAGTTGCTGCTGAATGGCTTAATTGATCAAGGCATTGATATGGGGGCAACCCGCCTGACCTTAGAAGTGCGCATTTCAAATGAATCGGCCCAAAAGCTCTATTTGAAATATGGCTTCGAGCCAAGCGGCACGCGGGTGCGCTACTACACCGACAATGGTGAAGATGCCCTGATTATGTGGACTGATGTGATTAATGAGCCAAGCTATCAACACCGTTTGAGTGAGCTGCGGGAACGTTTGGCGTTACGCCTTCAGCGTCAGGCTGGGATGGTCGAATAG
- the cmk gene encoding (d)CMP kinase — protein MFFTMTTPHTIAIDGPAASGKSTLGKLLADHFGYIYFDTGVLYRALTYVALEQAIDLANAAALAKLAQTSNFEVLPPTIADGRQYTVLANGEDITWPLRAANVERNVSQVAAQPAVREALRDIQRQIGKAGHVVMAGRDIGAVIMPDAQLKIYLDASVEERAQRRAQELNARGRSISYREVLDDLTRRDAKDAANTFLADDAITITTDGRSPEEVFQAILSVIGVEAQA, from the coding sequence GTGTTTTTCACTATGACTACACCACATACAATTGCAATTGATGGCCCGGCAGCGTCGGGAAAAAGTACGCTCGGCAAGTTGTTAGCAGATCATTTTGGCTATATCTATTTTGATACTGGGGTGCTCTATCGCGCCTTGACCTATGTAGCCCTCGAACAAGCCATTGATCTCGCTAATGCCGCCGCTCTCGCCAAACTCGCCCAAACCAGCAACTTTGAAGTGCTTCCGCCAACCATCGCCGATGGCCGCCAATACACGGTGTTGGCCAATGGCGAGGATATTACTTGGCCATTACGCGCCGCCAATGTTGAACGCAATGTTTCGCAAGTCGCCGCTCAACCAGCTGTTCGCGAGGCACTCCGCGATATTCAACGTCAAATTGGCAAAGCGGGCCATGTCGTAATGGCTGGCCGCGATATTGGGGCAGTGATTATGCCCGATGCTCAATTGAAAATTTATCTTGATGCTTCGGTTGAGGAGCGTGCCCAACGCCGCGCCCAAGAACTCAACGCCCGTGGCCGCTCAATCAGCTATCGCGAGGTGCTTGACGACTTGACCCGCCGCGATGCCAAAGATGCCGCCAACACCTTCTTGGCCGACGATGCGATCACCATCACCACCGATGGCCGCTCGCCCGAAGAGGTTTTTCAGGCAATCTTGAGCGTCATCGGGGTCGAAGCCCAAGCTTAA
- a CDS encoding AhpC/TSA family protein — protein MPRYQAGQTINPRNLTSIADQALSIPHPQQLTHLQFRRFAGCPMCNLHIRAFIQGHAALAEAGIQEVAVFHSSKTAMLASHAEAPFALIADPTKKLYAAFGVDSSIWAVLHPQSWLPMLKGLFKHGVGMPAKGESPLGLPADFLIAPDGTIVACKYGVHGYDQWSLSEVLELARQYQQRSVGH, from the coding sequence ATGCCACGCTATCAAGCAGGCCAAACAATTAATCCCCGCAATTTGACCAGCATTGCCGATCAAGCGCTGAGCATTCCGCACCCGCAGCAATTGACCCACCTGCAATTTCGGCGCTTTGCAGGCTGCCCGATGTGCAATCTGCATATTCGGGCATTTATTCAGGGCCATGCGGCGCTAGCTGAGGCAGGCATTCAAGAAGTTGCAGTATTTCACTCCTCAAAAACTGCCATGCTGGCGAGCCATGCCGAGGCTCCGTTTGCCCTGATTGCCGACCCCACCAAAAAACTGTATGCAGCATTTGGAGTCGATAGCTCAATTTGGGCGGTATTACACCCTCAATCGTGGCTACCAATGCTCAAAGGCTTGTTCAAGCATGGGGTAGGTATGCCCGCAAAAGGCGAAAGCCCATTGGGCTTGCCTGCCGATTTTCTGATTGCGCCTGATGGCACGATTGTGGCTTGCAAATATGGGGTGCATGGCTACGATCAATGGTCGCTGAGCGAGGTGTTGGAATTAGCTCGGCAATATCAGCAGCGCAGCGTGGGCCACTAA